The following are from one region of the Ammospiza caudacuta isolate bAmmCau1 unplaced genomic scaffold, bAmmCau1.pri scaffold_61, whole genome shotgun sequence genome:
- the LOC131571906 gene encoding uncharacterized protein LOC131571906 produces the protein MIRRTILLLRYLLLDNGLLCSTTLCSQIPEEKESRTNARGGTDMEVRRKPAPAGPGAVEPRLARASLLPPSGSRALGRQRAARAGLSPARPAARVATVPAAPLAGSCAAGAVTGSVFTGMDARHLRGKKEELWLICNALEHLTEDISSAVSDLALETLYVLQALQSEPYSIFQRLQDQLRRAWRTRPRLSGLGWLRCWSSAEC, from the exons ATGATCAGGAGGACCATTCTTCTACTGAGATATTTGCTgctggataatg gcctcCTGTGTAGTACTACATTGtgcagccagattcctgaagagaaggaatCTCGAACAAATGCCAGAGGTGGAACAGACATGGAGGTTCGGCGAAAGCCTG cGCCAGCCGGacccggcgccgtggagccccgcctggcccgggcatcgctgctgccgccctctggcagccgtgccctggggcggcagcgtgcggcaagggccgggctgagccctgccaggccagcagcccgtgtggccacagtgccggcagcgccgctggcaggcagctgtgccgctggcgccgtgacaggctctgtgttcacaggcatggacgcgcggcacctgagggggaagaaggaagagcTCTGGCTCATCTGCAacg CCCTTGAACACCTGACAGAGGACATCAGCAGCGCCGTGTCAGATCTGGCACTTGAAACATTGTATgtcctccaggcactgcagagtgAGCCATATTCCATCTTCCAGAGGCTGCAAGATCAGCTCCGCAGGGCATGGAGGACACGGCCTCGTCTGTCGGGGCTCGGCTGGCTgcgctgctggagctctgctgagtGCTGA